GTGGAAAAGGCTCAACAGGGGACTCAGTTTCAACAGTGATAGAAGGAAGGGCATAAGAATGATCCACACCATCTCTCAGTGGCTCCAATTCCACATTTGGCAATGGAGATGAACTGTCACAGTGCACCTCAGCAAAGATCTGGGATGAGGTTGCTCCCTCATGGCACGTTATCAGGCTCATACTCAGTCTCTTGTGAAGAGGAGACTCTTTTGCTTCTTCAGCCTCCTCCAGGCTAATTTCTGCCTCAGTTTGTACCTCCACCTGCACTTGGGGTTCCTCAAGAAGCACAAAGGGGCTTGAGCCACCCATACTTACGAGAGGGGGCATTACAGGGGTGGCCAGAAGGTTAGTATGGTCAGCCAAGGAGCCAAAGGTGCAGATGGGCTGAGGAGTCAGGAGTGGCTCAGTGGAAGCCAGCTCTTCACCCTTGAAGATCTCCTCCACCACAGTATCACTGAGGTGTTTCTGGGGGACTTGAGGGGCTTTGCCTTCAATCTCATTGTGGAAAAACATACCCAGGCGGCGAGCAAAGGACCCCACTGTCGCTATAGGGGAAAATGGAAGAACATAATATTACAGGGCATTTTGCAGGTGAGAAATGCCAAGCTGAAAGTTATTCTTTACAAAATAATTACCTCTCATGGCTTCTCTGACAGGGGTGCGGGCAATGCCAACAGTTGGTGAGCGGGGATCAGTGAATGCCAGTGGACACTCACCTTTCACTTCAGCAACAGCTTTGGGAAAAGGCCCGCCAACCTAGGAAAAACATCTGTAATGGTCaacctgtttttaaatgtttcccCCTCACCACAGCTTACGGCATGTCTGACAGGAGGTCAGCCAGGCAACCTACCTGAATGGGTGTACGGTCGATTCCTGTTGAAGGAGAGCGTGGATCAATCAGATCACTGACTCGAGTGTTTTTGATGGCTGGCTCTGGTTTTAACGGTGCAGACACAGCCATCTTGCTCTCACTGGATCCCATGATGATTGtttaattgaactgaactgaaacacaatgcactggtaaaaaaaacacagataagaTACTGATAGGAACAGCGTGTGAGATTTAGTGTTGAGTCATAGTCAATTTCTGCAGATAGATACCCCTAAAATCCTACACACTGACCTTTAAGGATTCAAGGATTTCATAGtcatttgtaaataaaatgcCACCTGCACATTTCCATACAATGAACAGCACTCCTGGCTTGTCTGCAGCCAGCTTGTACAGTTACTATCACACAGAGttgcataaagaaaacaacaataattcAAACAAAACGCGATGGAGCAACATTTGTAGCTCGCAGGTATTTAATACGTATTTACGAATTTAAATGAGCGCTTGTATGTCATGACAAAGAGCTAGTGCTAAAATTAATTTCACTTCCTACAACTTTGATACACAATTTCAAATGTTTACGTACTTGCCTTACTAACGGTTGAGGTTAaaactaaagctaaagctaaagaaCTAGTTAGCAAATTAACAAACAAGCTAGCTTAGCTAAACTCAGTTAGCTAGCTTCTCAATTTCATAGTTAAAATCAGGTGAAGAGGCAGCGGTATGATAGTAACCGTAACGAGTTTGATAGAGTGCAGTTTactataacataacataacatcaGCTGAGGTGTATAGTTTTAAATATATTCTCCGGCTTACCTTGTACGAGACGAAGACAGGCGTGGTGCTAAACCTCTTTTCACTTACTCCACACTGGACATATATAGGGGAAACAAGCgacttttaaaacatttaaatggcGGGGTTGCGTGCATGTTATTTTTGAATAAGCCAATCAGCGTGCGCGTCCTCTCCAGGTCCTCGGCGCTGATTGGCTTGGAGCACAGCGTTGAAGAGCTAGGCGTGCTGTCTTCCCGATAACACGTTTGAAAGTTGAAATAAATGCATGCTTTGTCTGTCACGCCtgggaagaaaaatgaaatgtaacgTTGATGCAATGCTCCTGAAACATGCAGCTCCCTGACCAAACTGCCCGGAGGACATATCAGCTTTAATAAAGGGATACTTTTCAGGGACATCAGGGAGAACATGTACAAGTATACAACGTGACTTTCAACATTTGTGGAAATGCTTcttgaaaaacatttcacttctgaAACAATATTGACAGAATATGGAGGCTGGAGTATGCAACTGGAATCATTACTAGACttttacagcacagtgtttAGTTGTAATCATGATACATTCAAAAGCTGATTATTTGCATAGAAAAGATGCATTAATAAAGTAGAAGTAAACAATACGTAAGTCACcaaaagcttttttaaataatgGTTGATCAATAATTCTActgaaattattgttttttttagttctaTTTACTTATCATATTTAATCTTACaattaatatttcagtatttcctAAATGAACAGTTGTGTTATTAGTATTGTGATCACTTCAATTATACAATTCAAAGAGGTCTCTCTTGGAAGCAAGTTCAACCCACACCACAGCAATAGCAGCTTGAATAataggaaaacaaaaagcacaatttaaaacctttttaatAATGATCTCTTCTAGTTAACCTCTTCAAAATCCTCTGTAGCACACTCCAGGCTACATATATATACTGACATACTAACTTAAAAGAATCAAACAGGTTTatcctgtttatttttaagtaaaaactcttcagctttattttgaacaaaaagAGTTTTAGTTCAAAATTAAGCTGTTCTAttatgttattgttattattcctaacacaaaataaataaaatctacaTTCTCAGTGCAAGtgcttccaaaaaaaaaaaatactgccatCTGTTGTTTGGTGTCAGACTTGTTAAATAACTTGTTAAATAAGTCAACAGCTCTCCTCGCTTTTCTAATAGCACTCAAGTCAAGTCATTTTTGTctactgaggaaaaaaaaatcaccaacaGATGTTTGGAATCAAAGCTTTATTGCTGAATATTATATTAAACATTGCAGTCAGGATTTAACTAGCCTGAAAACAATTATAGTGCAACAATTATGTTACAATACACAATATGGCATTTAGCATTATTTTACAATGAAGCAAATTGTTTTACAAGAGTGATAtgaaaaagagcaagagagggaggagcCCAGAGAGATCATTCTAGTGATATTACAATTATATGATCTTATCATCCAATGTAGGATTAATATTCCCCGCCAAaaccaacatacacacacacacacacacacacacacacacacacacacacgcactaacacgcacgcgcacacataACATAAGAGTAACAGTCCCGCTGGTTGTCAGTTCATCGTCCTGGCTGCTAATTGATTActacaaaattaaataaaatatatataaaaaagaaacaagctgCTGTAGCACTTCTGATTAGTATTTGTACTCTGGACCGGCCTAATCCTTCACCAGGGAGCACTTTTGATAAAGCAGTGCTCTTTTCAATGTTACAGCAATATTGTACCTTTAATCTACATAACCGTAGTGAGTATAAAGTTCGACCTACAACCTCTCCATCATTTACTTTCATCATTGAGAGCAAATTTCaaatcaaagtgacatttcattAAACCTAGCTCTCCAGATCAACACAGTTGGTAGAAATGTGAGGACtgtcaaacatgtcaaataCAGTGACATGACTGTATTACTGCTGGCTGCGTCTTCCAGGTAGAGACTAATACTGCAATATTTGATGAAAGTCATTTAAACGCACATGATCACAAGATGATGTCTCTAGGATGGTGGATAATTCACagtgtcttcctcctccatttCTCTGGAACCGTTAGCACTCCGattcctctctgcttcattcAGTCACCCAGACATTTACCTCCCAgcgacacacactcacactcaatAAACCCACCCCCCCTGGCTGGTCCTCATTCAGTCCCACCGTCCACCTCTCTCTGGCAAAAGTGAGCCAG
Above is a window of Chelmon rostratus isolate fCheRos1 chromosome 8, fCheRos1.pri, whole genome shotgun sequence DNA encoding:
- the cdca3 gene encoding cell division cycle-associated protein 3 codes for the protein MGSSESKMAVSAPLKPEPAIKNTRVSDLIDPRSPSTGIDRTPIQVGGPFPKAVAEVKGECPLAFTDPRSPTVGIARTPVREAMRATVGSFARRLGMFFHNEIEGKAPQVPQKHLSDTVVEEIFKGEELASTEPLLTPQPICTFGSLADHTNLLATPVMPPLVSMGGSSPFVLLEEPQVQVEVQTEAEISLEEAEEAKESPLHKRLSMSLITCHEGATSSQIFAEVHCDSSSPLPNVELEPLRDGVDHSYALPSITVETESPVEPFPPADSGDSPAQESPAQSQEAELMLSSEETKELVKESSSALAPSEPPTDPSPEQPQPCTGIRCPTFDPKSPSQVVFKPQWLGKGFGATGPRARGVLGHGGKGGSSPLAVHVAVKNVTNENKGQSGKRKQKGTEGRSPLQILKETNSPRDRRPQMKMKVSTPDKQRLGQLNRKVLAVSLDKENR